One segment of Argiope bruennichi chromosome 11, qqArgBrue1.1, whole genome shotgun sequence DNA contains the following:
- the LOC129956453 gene encoding uncharacterized protein LOC129956453: MKMGFHCTAAIFVKDFDSHVEVSYYKGHYKHEKSLCHVPLPEVEKELIAGKLLQGVAEKNILQDIRQSLDTSFGRKHLTSRKDLLNIKRDFGIMLPSRGSIIQDDEMSACAWVDKMKIEKDNPVLFYKRQDDAHPTIQNKDFMLVLMTHFQKSIFYRLGADRICVDSTHSISNYNFELVTVLVIDEYEEGIPVAFCISSSVNTVILTHFFQCIKTTMSTSIIPKIFMSDDAVMFKNAWVSVFGPCDHYLLCAWHVDRAWRKKLNSVKKEIREDIYKTLKTLMYELDENNFKNMFSSFCEMLNEDINTKEFYEYFFNNYHSRCEMWAYCFRKGAKINTNMHIENFHRSLKHIYLEGKKTKRVDKVIFELIRLVNDKNFDYYIKTQKGKITKKATQNFKRHRDDKNLQATFEQIKENEWKVISGKNVYNVIKVHSCNDTCIIACRNCILCMKSYICTCHDYMISNFLCIHIHYISINSSQNNNFCGPLNKNSSTISIINSESKIITEVGPSQLECNKVTMGIVYNKLNSLTTMDDVSHQIKNHLIAIKHLLGVNSEYSFPCHPKIASEPSNKKILKQKRFYSVKKPYSNKKIKLSKPNSAEIEIKKNVLLKKEMLHSSNTNPDHCYSK; this comes from the exons ATGAAGATGGGATTTCACTGTACAGCTGCaatttttgtgaaagattttGATTCTCATGTTGAAGTTTCCTATTACAAGGGACATTATAAACATGAGAAGTCATTATGCCATGTGCCTTTGCCTGAAGTTGAGAAAGAGTTAATAGCAG gTAAACTTCTTCAAGGTgttgctgaaaaaaatatcttgcaagATATTCGGCAGTCCTTGGATACGTCATTTGGAAGAAAACACCTTACTTCCAGGAAAGATCTGCTAAACATCAAGAGAGATTTCGGGATTATGCTTCCTAGTAGAGGATCCATTATTCAAGATGACGAGATGAGTGCCTGTGCTTGGGTCGATAAAATGAAGATCGAGAAGGATAATCCTGTTCTCTTCTATAAAAGACAGGATGATGCTCACCctacaattcaaaataaagacTTTATGCTAGTTCTCATgacacattttcaaaaatctatattttatcgttTAGGAGCAGATCGAATCTGTGTTGACTCAACTCACAGTATTTCAAATTACAACTTTGAATTGGTTACTGTGCTTGTGATTGATGAATACGAGGAAGGTATTCCTGTTGCCTTTTGTATTTCATCTTCAGTAAACACTGTAATTTTAACCCacttttttcaatgtattaagaCAACAATGTCTACCAGcatcattccaaaaatttttatgaGTGATGATGCtgttatgtttaaaaatgcttgGGTTAGTGTGTTTGGTCCATGtgatcattatttattatgtgCTTGGCATGTAGATCGAGCAtggaggaaaaaattaaattctgtaaaaaaggaaatacgggaagatatatataaaactttaaagacTCTAATGTATGAAttggatgaaaataattttaaaaatatgtttagcaGCTTTTGCGAGATGCTAAATGAAGATATCAATACAAAAGAATtctatgagtatttttttaataattatcattcaaGATGCGAGATGTGGGCATATTGTTTTAGAAAAGGAGctaaaattaatactaatatgcatattgaaaattttcatagaagtttaaaacatatttatttagaagGGAAAAAGACAAAAAGAGTtgataaagttatttttgaattaattagattagtaaatgataaaaattttgattattacattAAAACTCAAAAGGGTAAAATCACTAAAAAGgcaacacaaaattttaaaaggcacagggatgataaaaatttacaagcaACTTTCgagcaaattaaagaaaatgagtgGAAAGTTATTTCAGGTAAAAAcgtatataatgtaataaaagttcATTCTTGCAATGACACTTGTATAATTGCTTgcagaaattgtattttatgtatgaaatcaTATATTTGTACTTGTCATGATTACATGATctctaattttttatgtatacatatacattacatttcaataaattctagccaaaacaataatttttgcgGTCCACTAAATAAAAACAGTTCCactatttctattataaattctGAATCTAAAATTATTACAGAAGTAGGCCCTAGTCAGTTAGAATGTAATAAGGTTACAATGGGTATAGTTTATAATAAACTGAATTCTTTAACAACAATGGATGATGTGtcacatcaaataaaaaatcacttaatagcaattaaacatttattaggaGTTAATTCTGAATATTCCTTTCCTTGTCATCCTAAAATAGCTTCTGAACCATCAAATAAGAAGATTCTTAAGCAAAAACGATTTTATTCGGTTAAGAAgccttattcaaataaaaagattaagctttCTAAACCTAACTCTgctgaaattgaaataaagaaaaatgttctcttaaaaaaagaaatgttgcaCTCTAGTAACACTAATCCTGATCATTGTTATTCCAAGTAA